Genomic segment of Capra hircus breed San Clemente chromosome 13, ASM170441v1, whole genome shotgun sequence:
gtccatagcgttgcagagagtcggacacgactgaagcaacttaggacgCACAGCGATCGTGGGTTTGCCGTGTATATTTCAATCTACAGGCGACTGCAGGAGTCAGTGCTCTAAAAGACTCCTGGAAGGACAGTTGGATATACAGGGAGGCAGTGAAGTGAGACCGCAATGGCGGCTGTGGGGCCACGAAGGACAGAAGCCAGCAGGGCTGTGAACCCCGGTCCGGGTCTACACGACCTCGGAGCAGAAACTTCGGACGCTGCGGAAAGGGCACCTAACCCACTGACTAGGCAGGCGCCTTACACACCAGCGCAGCGTGAGCCCGACGATCCGCGAAGAAAATTCGAGCCTCGTTTTGACAGGCCAATCAGAGATCGTGGAGGCCTAGTATGACAACCTCCAGAACCAATGAAAACAGGGGATTCTCCGGGACAGCCTCCCGGGCGCCCGTCCCGAAGAGCTAGCatgaagaaagtttttttttttaaccacaaattAGAAAACAAGTCCTTGGCTGGAGACAGAATATGATGTTGACAAAAATGTGCGGAAAACAATTCGGTGAGCGGGTAAAGCCTCACTTCCCCGAAACTTGGCGGGCTGAGGAACATCAAGTCACCCTCAAGCGCCGCGCTCCGCGAGCCAGAGCGGGAGAGTACGTGCAGCGCGCTGACGTCACACGCCGGGCACCGCCCCCTACCGCCCGCCCTTATAGCGTAGCCCAGGCGCGCGCGCACCATTGTGTGGCTGGACTCGGCCGCCGCTGTGGTGTGAGGTGCGTGTCCGGGCTCTCGCCGTCACCGCACCCGCACCGCGGCTACTGCCGTGCGGTCCGCCGTTCGACCGCCAGCCCTCGGGCCCCTTGCCCGCTGCGGACATGCCGCGCGTCTACATAGGACGCCTGAGCTACAACGTCCGGGAGAAGGACATCCAGCGCTTTTTCAGTGGCTATGGCCGCCTTCTCGAAATAGACCTTAAAAATGGGTGAGTCGGACCCCGGGAGCCCGCGTCCGCCCGCAGCGCCCCGAGCCTGCGGCGGCAGGGCCCATCTGAGGGAGAAGACGGTCAAGGCCGCGGCGCCGCGTGGCAGGGCCGCCAAGATGGCGGCGGCGCGGAGCCGCGGGAGCGCGCGGGGACCGGGAGGGCGCGCGCCCGTGCGCGCCCTCGGCCTAACGACGCCCGTCGGCCTCCGGCCCTCGCACCGCCCCCCAGGTACGGCTTCGTGGAGTTCGAGGACTCCCGCGACGCCGACGACGCCGTTTACGAGCTGAACGGCAAGGAGCTGTGCGGCGAGCGCGTGATCGTGGAGCACGCCCGCGGCCCGCGCCGGGATCGCGACGGCTACAGCTACGGAAGCCGCAGTGAGTTCCACCCCCGCGCGCTCCGCGTCCTTGGGACCCCGGGGGGTGGGCGCAGGCTTAGGCGGGGCGGGGTGGAGCCTCCCAGCCGGGCAGGCGAGGTGGCCGCGGCTGTTTGACTCGGGTGCTCCCGGGGCTCGCTGCCTTCACACCTGCCCGGGGAAGACACGGGACGCCGGAGCGCGGGGACTGGGTGGTGGGTTTTGCCTAGGCAGGGTTTGGGTGTTTGGGGGCGGGGATTGCCAAGTCGGGAGGGAGTGACTTGTTGGGCCCCTGTCAGCACTGTCGTGGGCTGTACCTACGGAGGAAGTGAGGGGTGGCTGTATTTGTTGTATCCCCTCAACTTGGCCTGTCAGTGCATTAGCTAGAAATGTGAATGACTGAGCGTAGAAGTTTGGGACTggttggggtggaggtgggggcggggcggggaatGAGGTGGGGTTTTAAGCGTAGGTTTTAGCTTTACGAAAATTGACGGGggccaaataaaatatataagtaatGTGGTTTTACACCACAGGAGATCTAAATGAGCTTTATGCTGTATATGCACTAGTTGGGGCATGTTattgggaggaggtgggagggggttggtTATGTTAAATGTTTGATGTTGAAATTGTTGCATGTTGAATTCAAACTTTTTAACAAGTCCTTGATGTTTCAATTTGAAAGTGACCAATGGGGCTGAGGCTGTGTCCACTGAGGCTAAGATGACTGCCTTTCCTGATTGGCCTTGGCTTTTCCATACATTGTGTGACCCTTGCCCTATGACCCTTTGGCTGACCTTACCGGAAGCCATGACGACAGCAGCCTTTTGCCATTAGACGCAGGGTGATGGTGAGGATTCCAAGGGTTAGACAAAACTGGTTAATCTGAACTAGGTGACTGTTACCTTGCGTGTTTTGTGGCCAAACCACCACCAAAAACCTCACACTGTGATGTAAGTACTTAGTGTAACTAGtaaacatttttgtaaaatgtaGAAATGCATGTAATCagttaagttttatattttacaatgtTCTGTAAAATAAAACTTAGCGAGGTAAATTGAATAAAGGAGCAGTCACTCTCTAACAGAATGTAGGAGAAGTTTAGTTGGTTTTAGTCTGTTTTGACTTGCCCTTAATTTAATTTATGGCAAATCATAACTGTATGGAAGGTTTAGCAGTATAATAGCAAAGTCCTACTCCAGTAAATAAAAGTTGTTATGTTTGTACTAACTTTCAAACATTATGCATGCCTATCATTGCAAAGCGTCTAATTGTTCTCTTCACATGATAAAGGTGGTGGAGGTGGATACAGCAGTCGGAGAACCTCTGGCAGAGACAAATATGGACCACCTGTACGCACAGAATTCAGACTAATTGTAGAAAATCTTTCTAGTCGTTGCAGTTGGCAAGATTTAAAGGTAAGTGCTATATAATTGGGATAAAAAGGATTTGACTTAacgtttaaaaaatgtttttatatctgAGAATCAAATACAGcaaatcttttttctttagatttctGGGAATGACCAGTCATATTGCTCTTTTAGGATTTCATGAGACAAGCAGGTGAAGTAACCTATGCAGATGCTCACAAAGAACGCACAAATGAAGGTGTCATTGAGTTTCGCTCCTACTCTGACATGAAGCGTGCTTTGGATAAACTGGATGGTACAGAAATCAATGGGAGAAATATTAGACTCATTGAAGATAAGCCACGAACAAGCCATAGGCGGTCTTATTCTGGAAGCAGATCTAGGTAATTTATTGAAGGGTATGGGGGCAGACAACATTTgctacaaacaaaataaaattcaaacagcAGGATTTCAATTACTGCTGAATTGAAGTTAGGtcattttctagtttcttttgtTATTGGCATTGTtgggttctttttaaaatattttgatactaGATTTAATTTGTAGTGAGCAATTAAGGAGTTTTATTGTTGGCTTGTTTGTATAAATTATTCATTTGTGTTGAGGTGTCTTGAGATGAAAATTTATTACCACATTTCTTGTTACAGGTCACGATCTAGAAGAAGGTCACGAAGTAGAAGTCGTAGGAGCAGCCGCAGTAGATCTCGAAGTATCTCAAAAAGTCGCTCCCGGTAAGTGGGTTCTTGAGTGTTTTTCTGAATAACTTACTTTGTCTATAGAGTGCTTGTGTGTTCTGGCAAGGTACTGAAAAACATATCTGGCTTTTCTTGTCTAGATCCAGGTCTCGGAGCAAAGGTCGGTCACGGTCTCGTTCCAAAGGCAGGAAATCTAGATCAAAAAGCAAATCTAAACCCAAGTCTGATCGGGGCTCCCGTTCGCGTTCTCGGAGCAGATCGAAGGATGAGTATGAGAAATCTCGAAGCAGGTCTCGTTCTCGATCTCGTTCCcccaaagaaaatggaaaaggtgATATAAAGTCCAAATCTAGATCAAGGAGCCAGTCCCGTTCCAATTCACCCCTACCTGCTCCACCCTCAAAGGCCCGTTCTGTGTCCCCTCCACCAAAAAGAGCTTCAAGATCCCGTTCTAGATCtcgttcaaagtcaaggtcacgATCCAGATCAAGTTCCAGAGATTAACCCAGAACTCTCCATTCTTTGCACACTATTACGGAACACTTTCCTACTTGCTTAGTCAGTTACTCTTTCATGTTTCTACTTGGCCCCTTCTGCAAGAAGAAACCTCCCAAAATGGGCACACAGAAATTGGATTTGTagccaaatttgatgaaaaagatGAGGTTCTAAAGAAATGGCATGAAGTCAAAGATCCTCTCCCTTCTTTGTAGAATTAAGATAACTTTGATTTTATAGCTTTTGAGCTAAAATAACTTTTGTAAAGATTAAgctcatttagatttttttttttttttaagtatttcagcAGGATCTGCTGAAGGGGTTTTGTTATTGTTATATTTGTTTGCTTAATTTTAAATTAACCTTTTCAGGCTTTGAATACTTAAGGCTTTAGAGGGAGAACCCAATTTTCAATTATGTTGGCTTTTTATAAAGCTTGAGTTATGTAAGATTTCAATAAAAGTTTGCTACCAAGATGATTGCCTTACTTGAATAGGTCACTCTTAAATTCCTTGAGATACTGATAATCTATCTGTGGAAACAATGTAAATTCTACTTACGTGTAAAACAAGGCAAGTCTCAGATGCAATAAGTTTGGATACGTTGCTTTGTGCTGTTAATCAAATTTGCCAAAATCACTTTGGCCCCTTAAACAggtttaagttaaaaataaaaagattttgtaGTGGACCTGTTAAAACAGTTTTGCCTAAGTTAATagcttttttaaatgttctttaaacTTAAATTGGTAACTCAAAAAAGTAGTTCTAATACTTGGGATCTCATCTAGCCTGGTAATCCCACTTTCTGAAAGTGATCGTTGTAATTAGTGTTTTGTAAGAGTAAGGTTCCGTGATCTTTACTGTTTGTTATGTAAAAATAGAAGTAACCTTTCTTTGATCAGAAATTTAGTATGTTAttcaaaatggaaaagcaaatacTGTGTTTTCTACTGGAAAACCCTTAATATTAATAGGCACTTAACAGATCATTTGGTAAATCAGTTACCATTTAAAGCAAAATTCTACCTAACAGTCATCCTTTTGTAGTTAGTGGGGTTCTGTGATAATTGGTTAGGTCATCCCTACGAACTTTATGTGGTTGGCTTGGAAAAAACTTAAATGGGATAAACCCTAGTACTTCATCATAAAGCGTAATAAATTCTGTGGAAACCAAATTATAATCGGCAAATTTGTAGGAGTTACTGGGTTACAATTAGTCCTTATGTCCATAAGCCTAGTTAGCTGAATTTGCAGTTTGAGAAATGAATTACCTTGTATCTCTGTTTGGTTCGTTAaggtaatttcattttaaaaaccattCATTAGTCTTAGTCTGAAAATGGGCTGTAGGTTGTTTGGCTCAGCTTTAACATCTTTCTGGGAACTGTCAGTGTATAAGATGTCAATGGCTGGGTAGTGTTAGGGTAGGGTGTGATGGATACTGTCATTTTGAGAAATTTCTGGGCTTCCTGTTATGAAATCCTAAAGAGTCTAATGTTAGAAACATAGTGCCCCAAAAGGTTGATGCTTCTTTGATGACCTTTTCTTCTTCAATGCTTTTGATGTTTTTAAAGATATTCATAAGAAATACGGTTTGTTTTCCCATATAGACCTtggattttgaaagaaaaactggTATCTGTAATTATAGTTCATTGTTTTACCTGTTTGAAGAAAAAAGTAGTGACTGTTGCATAAAGAGGCAAGTCTGCACTGCCTTTCAAAATGTGTTTAAGGACAAGTTACTTTTAAGAATTGGCTTTGACCAAAGTTCTCTTGTTTTCAGGGAAAGAACAAAAGCTTTTAAAACCACAGCCTTTTAAAGTGAAGGAGGGGGGAATACTACAATATACAATTTGACTTTCTAAAAGTATGCAGCATCCTTCAACTGGGCTTTCTTATGTTATGACATCACATGGTAATAGGCAGGTTTGTCTACCCTCTTAGCTGCCACCCTCGCAGATGGGTAATTGTATAGGTAAATGCCTACACCCATAAGAATTTAATAGCAAAGACCAGTTTATTAAAACTCTAGTTCCTATTCCACGCCTGTGGACCCCCATCATTGGACATACCAAACCACTTTTATATATAAACACTGGCCTACTTAGAGTTGACCAATAAAATGTTTAGTTCCTTGCTAACTTAAGTAGAATCTGAGTCTCTGCAGCTTGCCACATCTTTACCTGTGGCTAGACGGGAGTGTTAAACTGGTAGAGAGCAGAATAGAAGTGTGGTAATCTGGATCCTGCTTTCTTTTACCTGATAGTGTGTTAACATGCCATAGTGCCTTTATGGCCAGTTCAAGTCTTTCCTGCCCTGTGACTTAATGTTCCACTCCTGTGTTGTTACCATCTTTTCTCTCGGTATCTTCTTTCTCCCACTTTGTTAACCTATTTTGTGCTTTATTGCCTCAATAAAATGTTCACTGAGGGAAAGGCTTGATTTGAGTTTATTGTGTATTCCCACTTAGTATCAAATATTTGCCAAATATCTGATATTTGGTTTTTTTGAATCGGAGTTGCCATTATCAAGTTTTTCTTTCCTGACTTGAATATGAGAAAAGGACTTCCCAGCTCCTCAGAAACATGAGGTTAGGACCAACATAATATTAATAGATGgtttatcatgggcttcccttgtggcttagctggtaaagagaatccgcctgcaatgcaggagacctgggtttgatccctgggttgggaagatcccctggagaagggaaaggctacccactccagtattctggcctggagaagtccatggattgcatagtccatgaggtcacaaagagttggacactactgagcgactttgatCATCATCGTCATATCTGGGGCAAGCCATTAACCTTCATGCTTCAGTGTCATCCACGGTGGTAGGGATAACCCCTCATGGATTGTGAGGATGAAAGTTTAATACATGAAAAGTACTTAGATTAGCACCATAATAAATAATTGCTGTTACAAAGGACTAAACACGCTAAGTCTTTTGTATTCAACTAAGTCTTTAGATTTCACACAAAATTTACCTTTTATCTTGTAGCAGTTTGAACATTTTCTGTGATAATTACCCAGATAAACTAGGAAACTCAATCATCTTTTCCCGAGTCCTCAGTGTAATTTCACTTTATTTACCTTGCtttcagaaaatgttttctgACTTCAGTTTTTGTGATTATATGCAATTTTAGTCTTGGCGAAAATGGAATGTTTTGTGAAGTATCTCTCTCAGTGTCCACTTACTAAGGTAGCCTCCCAAGTGGCCcaagtggtaaagagcctgcctatcaatgcaggaggcatgagaaacaagggtttgatccctgggtcaggaagatcccctggagtagggcatggctatccactccagtatatttccctggagaatcccttgaacagaggagcctggtgggctacagactgtagggtcacaaagtcagatacaactgaagcaacttagcatgcatgcactaagGTAGCTGCTTCTAACACTGCATTTACCCAGGCTAATCCATTGGTAATGCCTATGTGCTTCAATAGGCAATTCGTGCTATGAGTGTGTTCTGCAGCTCACTTAGAGTAGTACAGAGATCTGCCACTCTAAATGGTGCACCACCATGGAATGGATATGTAAGAATGTTTTTCAATGCCAGCTTTTTTAAGGAAGTAATTTTTTGGTTTATATAACCAATAGtcctttagaaaatgaaaatatgtattttagagCTCTTAAAACGTAATTACCAGTTTACcctacagtttttcttttttggtaaagcTGTGCAGCTtgaggatctcagttccccagccagggataaaacccaaacCCTTGGCACTAAaagtatggagtcctaaccactgaactgcctggGGAGTCTCTAAATTTTGAGCTTTCTGAAGCAGCAACCACGTCTTGAACTTTGTGTCCCTAAAACCATGTATGCTTCCATTAATTGAAAGGATGAGTAGGTGTGGTTGTGTTTTGTAGTTGGTCTTATAGATCCTAAGTAACTTGCTTAAAGATTTGCCTGTTATAAAACAACTTCACACATGGGCCCCTGTGTAGTAATTAGTAGAGTGATTAGCTTAAAGTGAATAGAAATGGTTCAGGAATCAGAAAGTGAATACAAATGGGTAATAAACAGTGAATTCCATCCTTGACCCCTTGAAGGAAGTCAGGATTACTATTTTGAGATCATTACTGTGGAAATTATGGTATTTGTAAGGGAATTTGTTAACAGGCAGGATTTAAATCCTCCTCCAGTTCCTAACAGCCCtaaaatgttttttgttgttgtttttttttttaaagcctatttcagatatttagttcctcttagtGAAAAAGCACAGAAGAAGCCTGAATGAGCAGGCTTCTTTTACAGTTGTTTTGACAAAGTTTCAAACTTAGGGAAAATTTGCACTGCAGTACAAGGAAATTATATTCCCTTTTCCGTCTACCAATAATACTTCATTTTACTTAACACTGTTCCTGAGCCATCTGAAAGGTAAGTTAGAGACATCTGTTTTATTCTGGAAACTGTGTATTTCCAGGGATGTTCTCATATTAACTATAGTGTCtacttatcaaaaccaggaaattagCCTCAATATAATGTCTTTTCCACTATGTTTTGTCAGTTGTCCAATAAGGtcctttatatatatttctactGGCCTAGGATCCTTTGCTCCTTTTTGTTGTCATGACTTTAAACTGGAACAGGTCCTCAACCTTTCTTGACCTTGTCATTTTTGAAGAGTAAAGGATGATTATTTCATAGTTTTCTCAATTTGGGGTTTGTCTGATGTCTCCTCATGATTGCATTTTCAGTATATCGTATCTAGTGGCACCTTGTAATAATAACCTGAGTCACTCATATAAAGTCACTTTTTCCCTTTATAATCAGTAATTTGTGGGAGGTAACTAGAGCCTATTAAGTATCCAGTTCCTTTCAAACTGTCACCCACTGTTAACATTTGTTGATTTTCTAAGTTCTGTTCATTGGCATTTCACTAAGGTGGTGCTTTCTGTGTGGGGTAGCCTTAAAGGTCAGGAGAAAAGAAGGGGTGTTTGGTTTTTAAGAGGAAATGGAATCATTTTGGAGTCTTGAGAAAGTTGCTGAAGAGAGCTTGAACTACACCAGTTTGTACTTAATAGCTGTGGAAGTAGGACAGTGGTTTTTCTGGCCAAGGGCCAAAAGGAGCTGGAGGTAACTTACATACATAAGAGGAAGATGCAATAGAAAGCAAGCTGTGTCCTCAGGTATAAAGTGTCTTCTAATACTGTAGGTAGTAAATGCAATTTTCAGAGCATTTGGCACAATCACTTGTGAAATAGTAGCTGCTTTTACTGTAAAACATTACAGGGACTTTGCTGGGGGTCCAGTGATTGaaaatccatcttccaatgcgggagacgtgggttttatccttgatcagggaactaggatcccacaggctgtgggaCCCATAA
This window contains:
- the SRSF6 gene encoding serine/arginine-rich splicing factor 6, which codes for MPRVYIGRLSYNVREKDIQRFFSGYGRLLEIDLKNGYGFVEFEDSRDADDAVYELNGKELCGERVIVEHARGPRRDRDGYSYGSRSGGGGYSSRRTSGRDKYGPPVRTEFRLIVENLSSRCSWQDLKDFMRQAGEVTYADAHKERTNEGVIEFRSYSDMKRALDKLDGTEINGRNIRLIEDKPRTSHRRSYSGSRSRSRSRRRSRSRSRRSSRSRSRSISKSRSRSRSRSKGRSRSRSKGRKSRSKSKSKPKSDRGSRSRSRSRSKDEYEKSRSRSRSRSRSPKENGKGDIKSKSRSRSQSRSNSPLPAPPSKARSVSPPPKRASRSRSRSRSKSRSRSRSSSRD